One window of the Sphaerochaeta associata genome contains the following:
- a CDS encoding lysophospholipid acyltransferase family protein has translation MRKIRIAFAALFIIPILILSLVYAFLPALFLRLFRLKEAENRHLRRCGHFIGNSIMFFLGITVHVDGRDNLPDGTNICYMANHQSLLDIVAFVGPANLWAAILAKAEVKRIPIINLWCYALDCIFIDRKSPHDAIKAILRGVEQLKQGKSMLVFPEGTRSKSGRIGELKSGSLKLATRSKTVIVPITIKGMRAGFEHLKGFGRVHAYFSIGKPIPTATLSSEEIASLHEVVYGAIAKRFDELPGQV, from the coding sequence ATGAGAAAAATACGCATTGCATTTGCAGCATTGTTTATCATACCTATCCTGATACTTTCCTTGGTGTACGCATTCCTTCCTGCACTGTTCTTACGTCTGTTCCGGCTCAAAGAAGCGGAGAATCGTCACCTCAGGCGGTGCGGACATTTCATTGGAAACAGCATCATGTTCTTTTTGGGAATTACCGTGCATGTCGACGGCAGGGATAACCTGCCTGATGGCACCAACATCTGTTACATGGCCAATCATCAAAGTCTGCTCGATATCGTTGCCTTTGTCGGGCCGGCAAACCTTTGGGCGGCTATTCTGGCAAAGGCCGAAGTGAAGAGAATCCCCATCATCAACCTGTGGTGCTATGCTCTTGACTGCATCTTCATCGATCGTAAGAGCCCCCACGATGCCATCAAGGCAATCCTCAGAGGTGTGGAGCAACTCAAGCAGGGTAAGAGCATGCTGGTGTTTCCCGAAGGGACGAGAAGCAAGAGCGGCCGGATCGGGGAGCTTAAAAGCGGAAGCCTGAAGCTTGCAACCCGCTCAAAGACTGTCATAGTTCCCATCACCATCAAAGGAATGCGTGCAGGGTTCGAGCACTTGAAAGGTTTTGGAAGGGTGCATGCCTACTTCTCCATCGGCAAACCGATTCCAACCGCCACCCTGAGCAGTGAGGAAATTGCTTCGCTTCACGAGGTGGTTTATGGGGCCATCGCCAAACGGTTCGACGAGCTTCCCGGTCAAGTTTAG
- a CDS encoding ATP-binding cassette domain-containing protein, whose amino-acid sequence MQHALRLSHLHFTYRSWKEEVCDSLFVDLNLDLQEGGKTLLLAPFNKGKTTLAKILCGVCPKYFPGTLQGTIELFERDLSTMEPWDLLGVCSYVSQNPQEQFIATSVEEELAFPLESLGLEREEMARRITRALEHWGLEDLRTSSQQELSGGERKRVLLAVQEVIQARLWILDEAFDDLDQRWRNQLKETIQASDKTILVLASRYLEEFTGLFDQVVLLDQKAIQNPSLDEILPRFSHLCGDDLPNPLEGQVLEMSKKQKLSCMDLEAERKRLSTLQGRSFSLHVPDFHMESGELVTLVGPNGSGKSSFSRLLCGLDDPIGGVIKLDGQPLAGKELSKKVGYLFQNPDLQIFLPTVEEELSWSLKRRKDLKSEEMRARVAECADLFGLTLSDTPSTMSYPQRKALQAAVYFLLERPFYILDELDSSLTYYSALAIIARLRKRGAGLLLITHDRQFAARVAQRSYAIEDGRMASL is encoded by the coding sequence ATGCAACACGCACTTCGGCTCTCCCATCTGCATTTCACCTACCGTTCCTGGAAGGAAGAGGTGTGCGACAGCCTATTCGTCGATCTCAACCTGGATTTGCAGGAGGGCGGCAAAACATTGTTGCTTGCCCCCTTCAACAAGGGTAAAACCACGTTGGCGAAAATTCTGTGCGGTGTCTGCCCGAAGTACTTCCCTGGTACATTACAGGGAACCATTGAATTGTTCGAGAGAGACCTCAGCACTATGGAACCTTGGGATCTGCTTGGTGTTTGTTCCTATGTTTCACAAAATCCTCAGGAACAGTTCATCGCCACCAGTGTTGAGGAAGAGCTTGCCTTTCCTCTGGAGTCGCTGGGACTCGAACGCGAAGAGATGGCACGACGCATCACTCGTGCTTTGGAGCATTGGGGTTTGGAGGATCTGAGAACTTCGAGCCAACAGGAGCTCAGCGGAGGAGAGCGCAAGCGTGTATTGCTTGCAGTCCAAGAGGTGATTCAAGCACGCTTGTGGATTCTTGACGAAGCCTTCGATGACTTGGACCAGAGGTGGCGCAACCAGCTTAAGGAGACTATACAAGCATCCGATAAAACCATTTTGGTGCTTGCAAGCAGGTATTTGGAGGAATTCACCGGTCTGTTCGACCAGGTGGTGCTGCTCGACCAGAAAGCAATCCAGAATCCCTCCCTTGATGAAATTCTTCCCAGATTCTCTCACCTTTGCGGGGACGACCTGCCCAATCCCTTGGAAGGCCAAGTGTTGGAAATGTCGAAAAAGCAAAAGCTTTCTTGTATGGATTTGGAAGCCGAACGAAAGAGGCTGAGTACCCTGCAGGGCCGGTCGTTCTCTCTGCATGTCCCTGACTTTCATATGGAGAGCGGAGAGCTTGTCACCTTGGTGGGCCCCAATGGAAGCGGCAAGAGTTCGTTTTCGCGGTTGCTGTGCGGCTTGGATGACCCGATCGGCGGTGTAATCAAACTCGACGGGCAACCGCTGGCGGGCAAGGAGCTTTCCAAAAAGGTAGGGTATCTCTTTCAGAATCCCGACTTGCAGATTTTCCTTCCAACTGTTGAAGAAGAGCTTTCCTGGTCTTTGAAACGGCGCAAGGACCTCAAAAGTGAAGAGATGAGGGCCAGGGTGGCCGAGTGTGCCGATTTGTTCGGACTCACCTTGTCTGATACGCCTTCCACCATGAGCTATCCACAAAGAAAAGCCCTGCAGGCTGCTGTTTACTTTCTCCTGGAACGACCGTTCTACATCCTTGATGAGCTTGACAGTTCCTTGACCTACTACAGCGCCCTTGCAATCATTGCACGGCTACGAAAGCGGGGAGCCGGCCTGCTACTCATCACCCACGACCGCCAGTTCGCCGCTCGGGTCGCCCAACGCAGCTACGCCATCGAGGACGGAAGGATGGCAAGCCTATGA
- a CDS encoding MFS transporter produces MQDSKRSILAWACYDWANSAFATTVMAGFFPVFFSAYWAVGASSEQGTFYLGVANSLGSLIVALLAPFLGAIADWGSYKKRLLAFFALLGSVMTASLYVLQMGNWPMAVLFYSLAVVGFSGANTFYDALLPFVASEKKVDYVSSLGYSLGYIGGGLLFLVNVLMYLNPSWFGFSSQESAIKACFVIVGIWWTAFTLPLIFLVKEEKPLEPMGVRQAVEKGLGITINTVRSFRQLKTIALFLAAYWLYIDGVDTIIRMAVNYGTSLNFPSESLIIALLITQFVAFPSALLYSAFGNRIGVKKALQVAIGAYTIIAVLGYFMTTPLHFYLLAVIIGLFQGGIQALSRSYYTRLIPKERSAEFFGFFNMLGKFAAIIGPLLMGVVTLVTGNVRSGIVSLVALFALGFILLKRVDETKGQAEIEAFLKNQ; encoded by the coding sequence ATGCAGGACTCAAAACGTTCAATTTTGGCTTGGGCTTGTTACGATTGGGCGAACAGTGCCTTTGCAACCACGGTCATGGCAGGCTTCTTTCCTGTTTTTTTCAGTGCCTATTGGGCGGTGGGGGCCAGCAGTGAACAGGGTACCTTCTATTTGGGGGTCGCCAACTCACTTGGTTCTCTCATTGTCGCCTTGTTGGCACCTTTTCTGGGGGCCATAGCAGACTGGGGAAGTTACAAGAAACGATTGCTTGCCTTCTTCGCCCTCCTCGGGTCGGTGATGACGGCGAGCCTCTATGTCCTGCAGATGGGCAACTGGCCCATGGCGGTCCTCTTCTACTCGCTTGCAGTGGTGGGTTTCAGCGGAGCCAATACCTTCTACGATGCGCTGCTCCCCTTTGTAGCCTCTGAAAAGAAAGTGGACTATGTCTCATCACTAGGATACAGCCTGGGCTACATAGGAGGCGGACTGCTCTTTTTGGTAAACGTCCTGATGTACCTCAACCCCTCATGGTTCGGGTTCTCCAGCCAGGAAAGCGCAATCAAGGCTTGCTTTGTCATCGTAGGCATCTGGTGGACAGCCTTCACGCTGCCCCTGATCTTTCTCGTGAAGGAAGAGAAGCCCCTAGAGCCAATGGGAGTGCGACAGGCTGTTGAAAAAGGCCTGGGGATTACCATCAACACCGTTCGCAGTTTCAGACAGCTGAAAACCATCGCACTCTTTCTGGCGGCATATTGGCTCTACATCGATGGGGTGGACACCATCATCAGGATGGCCGTCAACTACGGCACCAGCCTTAATTTCCCCAGCGAGTCGCTGATCATCGCCTTGTTGATCACCCAGTTCGTCGCATTTCCCTCCGCGTTGCTCTACTCGGCTTTCGGCAACAGGATCGGAGTCAAGAAAGCCCTCCAAGTCGCCATAGGCGCCTATACCATCATCGCCGTCCTCGGTTACTTCATGACCACCCCTCTTCACTTCTACCTGCTGGCGGTGATTATCGGTCTCTTTCAGGGCGGCATCCAGGCCCTCTCCCGTTCATACTATACCCGTCTCATCCCAAAGGAGCGCTCTGCAGAGTTCTTCGGTTTCTTCAATATGCTTGGAAAATTTGCCGCCATCATCGGTCCGCTGCTTATGGGAGTTGTGACCTTGGTCACGGGAAATGTCCGCTCAGGCATCGTGAGTCTTGTTGCTCTTTTTGCTTTGGGATTCATCCTGCTCAAGCGTGTGGACGAAACAAAGGGTCAGGCAGAAATTGAGGCGTTCCTGAAGAACCAGTAA
- a CDS encoding ABC transporter ATP-binding protein: MLKRFIGYYRPYKGLFFLDIGVAVLASALSILFPTLTRQLLRVEIPEKNLEHMLVIFALMLLIYILQAVCQYIRVTWGHILGVRMETDMRSELFAHLQKLSFGYFDKTKTGHMMSRITNDLFQITEMAHHAPEDLIISVATILGSYILMFSYSLPLALISLIPFPIMVFYGVYFGMKMKATFRKVRTTVADVNSNVENSLMGIREVKSFGRESYQEQKFNQVNDVLRNSKMEQYKVMGRYHSVIGFFRELYYFCTIAGGAVLIFMGKVESYDLVTFILYVGVVLPPIDRLINFTEQLQQGMASFERFTQVMDEHPGITDTKDAKDLKIKKGTVRFEHVSFAYENSADLILKDIDVTIPGGSTVALVGESGAGKSTFASLLPRFYEPKQGRILIDGQDAKYLRQNSLRQHIGFVQQNIFLFDDTIRENLKYGKVDATDEQLWAALDAANLGTFVRSLPHGLDTQVGERGTLLSGGQKQRISIARVFLKNPSILMFDEATSSLDTESEELITEAFARLSVGRTAIVIAHRLATIKNADCILVLDEGTLVESGTHAELLEKNGHYAKLYKTQDFS; this comes from the coding sequence ATGCTCAAACGGTTCATCGGCTACTACCGCCCCTACAAGGGGCTCTTCTTTCTGGATATCGGAGTGGCCGTCCTGGCCTCCGCACTCTCCATCCTGTTTCCGACATTGACCAGACAACTGCTTCGCGTCGAGATTCCTGAGAAGAATCTCGAGCATATGCTCGTCATTTTCGCCCTGATGCTGCTCATCTACATCCTGCAGGCTGTCTGCCAGTATATCCGAGTCACGTGGGGGCATATCCTGGGAGTGCGAATGGAGACGGATATGCGCAGCGAGCTGTTTGCACATTTGCAGAAACTCTCCTTCGGCTACTTCGACAAGACCAAGACCGGTCATATGATGAGCCGAATCACCAACGATCTCTTCCAAATTACCGAGATGGCCCATCATGCTCCCGAGGACCTGATCATCAGTGTGGCTACAATACTGGGTTCGTACATTCTGATGTTCAGCTACAGTCTTCCTTTGGCACTCATCTCTCTTATTCCTTTTCCAATCATGGTGTTCTACGGGGTGTATTTCGGCATGAAAATGAAGGCTACATTCCGTAAGGTCCGGACCACCGTCGCCGATGTGAACAGCAATGTCGAGAACTCGCTGATGGGCATCCGTGAAGTGAAGTCCTTCGGCAGGGAGTCCTATCAGGAGCAGAAGTTCAATCAGGTCAACGATGTGCTCCGTAACAGCAAAATGGAGCAGTACAAGGTGATGGGCCGCTATCATTCGGTCATCGGGTTTTTCCGCGAACTGTACTATTTCTGTACCATAGCCGGAGGAGCAGTACTTATTTTCATGGGCAAGGTCGAGTCATACGACCTGGTGACATTCATCCTCTATGTCGGGGTTGTGCTTCCGCCCATCGATCGACTGATCAACTTCACCGAGCAGCTGCAGCAAGGAATGGCAAGCTTCGAGCGTTTCACCCAAGTTATGGATGAACATCCCGGCATCACCGATACGAAGGACGCCAAGGATTTAAAAATCAAGAAGGGGACCGTTCGATTCGAGCATGTCTCGTTCGCTTATGAGAATTCAGCCGACTTGATTCTCAAGGATATCGATGTAACCATTCCCGGAGGCTCAACCGTAGCTTTGGTCGGAGAATCGGGTGCCGGTAAAAGCACCTTTGCCTCCCTGTTGCCACGGTTCTATGAACCCAAGCAAGGGAGAATCCTCATCGACGGCCAGGATGCCAAATACCTGAGGCAGAATTCGCTGAGACAGCATATCGGCTTCGTGCAGCAAAATATATTCCTCTTCGATGACACCATCCGGGAGAACCTGAAGTACGGCAAGGTGGATGCAACCGATGAGCAGCTCTGGGCCGCACTCGATGCTGCAAACCTTGGTACATTCGTCCGTTCGCTTCCTCATGGTCTGGATACCCAGGTCGGCGAACGAGGAACGCTGCTCAGCGGCGGGCAGAAGCAACGGATCTCCATCGCACGGGTATTCTTGAAGAATCCTTCGATTCTTATGTTTGACGAAGCTACCAGCAGCCTGGATACCGAGAGCGAGGAGCTCATCACCGAAGCGTTTGCACGTCTGTCGGTAGGAAGAACCGCCATCGTCATCGCTCACCGTCTTGCCACGATAAAAAATGCCGATTGCATCTTGGTCCTTGATGAGGGTACACTAGTCGAGTCGGGTACACATGCCGAGCTGCTTGAGAAAAACGGCCACTATGCAAAGCTGTACAAGACGCAGGACTTTTCCTAG
- a CDS encoding energy-coupling factor transporter transmembrane component T family protein yields MTTSTFVAGKGWLYRFDPRAKILLMLLLCVWFFLPVHLVGLYCAVALIVFTGGLNTGFSHVWKIFRSILPMLLFMVLFMPFNVRTGRPLFSVGSVTIVTEEGLMQAARLAGRFIGISYVCTLLFATTIMNEVMLALRWYRLPYKAGLVVTLAFTYIPFIADSFSQIAESHRLREADREQGRKFLQRLKDLVPTLTSALVVALRSIPNLAMSLEMRGFGLQNRRSQYHNLGSYRHPFTHFLLSVIIPVVLWLLCKA; encoded by the coding sequence ATGACGACCAGCACCTTTGTTGCAGGAAAGGGGTGGCTTTACCGCTTCGACCCGAGGGCGAAAATCCTCTTGATGCTGCTGCTTTGCGTATGGTTCTTCCTTCCTGTCCATCTGGTCGGCTTGTACTGTGCAGTTGCCCTGATCGTGTTCACTGGTGGATTGAATACCGGATTCTCCCATGTCTGGAAGATCTTTCGTTCAATTTTGCCCATGCTGTTGTTCATGGTGTTGTTCATGCCGTTCAATGTCCGCACCGGCCGCCCTCTTTTTTCAGTCGGATCGGTGACGATAGTCACTGAGGAGGGCCTCATGCAGGCAGCCCGGCTTGCAGGCCGGTTCATCGGCATCTCCTATGTGTGTACGCTGCTCTTTGCCACCACCATCATGAACGAGGTGATGCTCGCCCTCAGATGGTACCGTCTTCCCTATAAGGCTGGCTTGGTGGTGACACTCGCCTTCACCTACATCCCCTTCATCGCCGACAGCTTCAGTCAGATCGCAGAGTCACACCGGCTTCGGGAAGCCGACCGGGAGCAAGGGAGAAAGTTCCTGCAGCGTCTGAAGGATTTAGTGCCGACTTTGACCAGTGCCTTGGTTGTAGCGTTGCGCTCCATCCCCAATTTGGCGATGAGTCTGGAGATGCGGGGCTTCGGTCTGCAAAATCGGCGAAGTCAGTATCACAACCTTGGCTCGTATCGGCATCCCTTTACCCACTTTCTGCTTTCGGTTATCATCCCAGTAGTGCTTTGGTTGCTATGCAAAGCTTGA
- a CDS encoding MATE family efflux transporter — translation MQALQENKMGVKPIPSLVLSMSFPVMLSMLVQAFYNIVDSMFVSHYSQTALTAVTLAFPLQNLLIAVSVGTSIGVNSLLSRKLGARDLEAAKKAAGNGLTLSLISWVFFAIIGLFFTKAFISFFSSDPELIRMGTQYSAICLFFSLGIFIDITCERILQGTGDTFHPMIIQGTGAIVNIILDPILIFGLFGFPRMGVLGAAIATVFAQHVSAVLAIYYVKKNREIVLDRPSFRLEKKTVKDIYAVGLPSIIMQAIGTILTTNLNKILIGFGTSAVAVFGIYFRLQSFIFMPIFGLNSGMIPVIGYNYGAKRPKRITSTVKVGLIVSLSIMSVGFAVFTFIPHILLSWFNATDEMMAIGVVAMQRISLCFISAGFCIVLGALFQGTGDGYISMIISVTRQLIFLLPAAYLLGRFVGLDALWYSFIIAETSSLGLTIYFFRKVYVKKIKTLAA, via the coding sequence ATGCAAGCCTTGCAAGAAAATAAAATGGGAGTGAAACCCATCCCATCACTCGTCCTGTCCATGTCATTTCCCGTCATGCTCAGCATGCTTGTCCAAGCGTTTTACAACATAGTGGACAGCATGTTTGTATCTCATTACAGCCAGACTGCATTGACAGCAGTCACCTTGGCGTTTCCGCTGCAGAACCTGTTGATCGCCGTCAGTGTTGGAACATCAATCGGAGTCAATTCCCTATTGTCCAGGAAACTCGGTGCAAGGGATTTGGAGGCGGCAAAGAAAGCTGCAGGCAACGGGCTGACCCTCTCGTTGATCAGCTGGGTGTTCTTTGCGATAATCGGTCTCTTCTTCACCAAGGCTTTCATCAGCTTCTTTTCCAGCGACCCCGAACTGATCAGGATGGGAACGCAATACAGTGCAATTTGTCTCTTCTTTAGCTTGGGAATCTTCATCGATATCACCTGTGAGCGCATCCTGCAGGGTACCGGGGATACCTTCCATCCCATGATCATCCAAGGCACCGGGGCGATCGTCAACATCATCCTCGACCCGATTCTCATCTTCGGCCTCTTCGGCTTCCCACGCATGGGAGTGCTGGGAGCCGCCATTGCAACTGTATTCGCCCAGCATGTCTCTGCTGTCCTTGCCATATATTATGTGAAAAAGAATCGGGAGATTGTACTCGACCGGCCGTCGTTCCGTCTTGAAAAGAAAACCGTGAAGGACATCTACGCCGTCGGGCTCCCATCAATCATCATGCAGGCGATCGGAACCATTCTGACTACAAACCTGAATAAGATCCTCATCGGTTTCGGAACTTCCGCCGTTGCAGTTTTCGGCATCTATTTCCGACTGCAATCATTTATTTTCATGCCGATTTTCGGTCTGAACAGCGGCATGATTCCTGTCATTGGATACAACTATGGAGCGAAGAGACCCAAGCGCATCACCAGTACCGTCAAAGTGGGACTCATCGTATCACTGTCCATCATGAGCGTCGGGTTTGCCGTCTTCACATTCATCCCCCACATCCTGCTGAGCTGGTTCAATGCAACCGATGAGATGATGGCCATAGGCGTTGTTGCCATGCAACGCATCAGCCTGTGTTTCATCTCTGCAGGGTTCTGCATTGTATTGGGAGCCCTCTTCCAAGGAACCGGCGATGGATACATTTCCATGATCATCAGCGTTACCAGGCAGCTTATATTCCTGCTGCCGGCGGCCTACCTGCTGGGTCGTTTCGTCGGGTTGGATGCGCTGTGGTATTCATTCATCATCGCTGAGACTTCTTCACTGGGTCTCACCATTTACTTTTTCAGAAAGGTATATGTGAAGAAAATCAAGACGCTGGCAGCGTAA
- the guaA gene encoding glutamine-hydrolyzing GMP synthase, whose amino-acid sequence MQQFPHDTIVVLDFGAQYSQLIARRVREMHVYSQIVPYTTSAAELKAMQPKGIIFSGGPASVRTEGSPRPDQELYSLGIPILGICYGLQVMSVQNGGSVERPDKREYGFADLKILNHDSQLLKGISQNSRLWMSHGDSVSSLPKGFEHTGSTENCTFTVVENKEKQFYGVQFHPEVVHTAEGKTFLENFVLGICKAQPNWDMGSFIASAIEEIRAKVGDKQVLCGLSGGVDSAVAAVLIHKAIGDQLVCVFVNNGLLRKGEAEMVLKLFRDNYKIRLQYADAQEAFLSALKGVTEPEAKRKIIGKVFVDTFYSEARKAGEISFLAQGTLYPDVIESKSPSGGPSATIKSHHNVGGLPDDLKWDLLEPLRELFKDEVRALGRELGLPEVLVTRHPFPGPGLGVRCVGEVTKERLDTLREVDAIFIDEIRKAGLYHDIWQALACLLPVKSVGVQGDERTYEEVCSLRAVTSEDAMTADWFRFPPDVLQRSASRICNEVAGVNRVLYDITSKPPGTIEWE is encoded by the coding sequence ATGCAACAATTCCCCCATGATACCATCGTAGTGCTCGACTTTGGTGCCCAATACAGCCAGTTGATAGCACGCAGGGTGAGGGAGATGCACGTCTACAGCCAGATAGTCCCCTATACCACTAGTGCGGCGGAGCTCAAGGCAATGCAACCCAAAGGAATCATATTCTCCGGCGGCCCGGCATCGGTGAGAACCGAAGGATCTCCTCGTCCGGACCAAGAGCTCTACTCATTGGGCATTCCCATTCTGGGCATTTGCTATGGGCTGCAGGTCATGAGTGTTCAAAACGGGGGCTCGGTGGAGCGGCCCGATAAACGCGAATACGGATTTGCCGATTTAAAGATTCTAAATCATGATTCTCAGTTGTTGAAGGGCATCTCCCAGAATTCAAGGCTCTGGATGAGCCATGGCGATTCGGTGAGTTCTCTTCCCAAAGGCTTCGAGCATACAGGCAGCACCGAAAACTGCACCTTTACAGTCGTTGAGAACAAGGAGAAGCAATTCTACGGTGTGCAGTTTCACCCCGAGGTCGTTCATACCGCTGAAGGGAAAACCTTCCTTGAGAACTTCGTCCTGGGTATTTGCAAGGCCCAGCCCAATTGGGACATGGGCTCCTTCATCGCAAGTGCGATTGAGGAAATTCGGGCCAAGGTGGGAGACAAGCAGGTGCTCTGCGGCCTGTCCGGTGGTGTTGACTCGGCTGTAGCCGCCGTCTTGATCCATAAGGCCATCGGCGACCAGCTTGTTTGCGTCTTTGTAAACAACGGTCTGTTGCGTAAAGGCGAGGCTGAGATGGTGCTCAAGCTTTTCAGGGACAACTATAAGATAAGGTTGCAGTATGCCGATGCACAGGAGGCCTTCCTCTCTGCTCTGAAGGGTGTGACCGAGCCTGAAGCCAAGAGAAAGATCATCGGCAAGGTTTTTGTCGATACCTTCTACAGCGAAGCCCGTAAGGCCGGCGAGATTTCATTCCTTGCCCAAGGTACACTCTATCCTGATGTAATCGAGAGCAAGAGTCCCTCCGGTGGTCCTTCTGCAACGATTAAGAGCCATCACAATGTCGGAGGTCTTCCTGACGATCTCAAGTGGGACCTGTTGGAACCGCTTCGCGAGTTGTTCAAGGACGAGGTGCGTGCCTTGGGCCGTGAGCTTGGGCTTCCCGAAGTATTGGTAACCCGCCACCCCTTCCCGGGACCGGGTTTGGGTGTCCGTTGCGTCGGTGAGGTCACCAAGGAGCGCCTGGATACCCTGCGCGAAGTCGATGCCATCTTCATCGATGAGATCCGCAAAGCCGGTCTCTATCACGATATCTGGCAGGCTCTTGCATGCCTCCTGCCTGTCAAGAGCGTCGGAGTGCAGGGAGATGAACGCACTTACGAGGAAGTCTGCTCGCTCAGGGCGGTAACCAGCGAGGATGCCATGACAGCCGACTGGTTCCGGTTCCCCCCGGATGTCCTGCAGCGCTCTGCAAGCAGAATCTGCAACGAGGTAGCCGGAGTAAACCGGGTGCTCTATGACATCACGAGTAAACCTCCCGGGACGATCGAGTGGGAGTAA
- a CDS encoding aspartate kinase: MIVCKFGGSSVAEAKQIQKVKSIIDADPDRQIVIVSAPGKRNKDDEKVTDMLYNCNSMVQQGQSCRELFKKVANRYTNILSELGMAQKPFLPILDEVRQMIDAGHGAEYAASRGEYLCARMVAAYFGWTFLDTDPLIVIKDDGTVHEDTYTNLKKVLKKGEKYIVPGFYGCSTEGKVKTFSRGGSDITGAILSHAADADIYENWTDVSGVFSVDPRLVKDAKVIKTMTYREVRELAGVGAGVFHEEAIAPVIAAKIPINVKNTNAPMDDGTMIVGSREIDGHPLAGVSAKSGYSRLTLRKLMLFKSTGIRHALLTMLHIFGVRPSFSMFGVDSIVWFFESTQASESVLNAMCIRIKSEFSLDSIEVDHGHAVVGIVGAGVMQETDLIAKSTTALAEAKIKLNFYNYGSSDTSILLGVHASQAQDAVKCLYHALFE, translated from the coding sequence ATGATCGTGTGTAAATTCGGTGGAAGTTCGGTTGCTGAAGCCAAGCAAATACAGAAAGTCAAATCAATCATTGATGCTGACCCAGATAGACAAATAGTGATTGTTTCCGCACCTGGTAAGCGGAACAAGGATGACGAGAAAGTCACCGACATGCTCTACAACTGCAACTCCATGGTGCAGCAGGGCCAGTCTTGTCGCGAACTGTTCAAGAAAGTCGCCAATCGCTATACCAACATCCTCAGTGAACTGGGAATGGCCCAAAAGCCCTTTCTTCCGATTTTGGATGAAGTACGGCAGATGATCGATGCAGGCCATGGGGCGGAATATGCCGCCAGTCGCGGCGAGTACTTGTGCGCCCGTATGGTTGCCGCATATTTCGGCTGGACCTTTCTCGATACCGATCCGCTTATCGTCATCAAGGATGATGGAACCGTTCATGAGGACACCTACACAAATCTGAAAAAAGTCCTGAAGAAGGGCGAGAAGTATATTGTACCCGGATTCTATGGCTGCAGCACTGAAGGGAAGGTTAAAACGTTCAGCAGAGGTGGTTCTGATATCACCGGAGCAATCCTCAGCCATGCAGCGGATGCCGATATCTACGAGAACTGGACCGATGTAAGCGGTGTATTCAGTGTCGATCCCCGGTTGGTCAAGGATGCGAAGGTCATCAAGACCATGACATATCGCGAAGTCCGTGAGCTTGCCGGTGTTGGAGCAGGTGTATTCCATGAAGAAGCCATTGCACCGGTTATCGCCGCCAAGATTCCCATCAATGTGAAGAATACCAATGCACCGATGGACGACGGGACGATGATCGTGGGCAGCCGTGAGATTGATGGGCACCCTCTGGCCGGCGTTTCCGCCAAGAGCGGATACAGCCGCCTCACCCTGCGTAAGCTCATGCTTTTCAAGAGTACCGGTATCAGGCATGCCTTGCTTACCATGTTGCATATCTTCGGGGTTCGTCCTTCCTTTTCCATGTTCGGTGTAGACAGCATTGTCTGGTTCTTTGAATCCACCCAAGCCAGCGAGAGCGTACTCAACGCGATGTGTATCCGTATCAAGAGCGAGTTTAGCCTGGACTCCATCGAAGTCGACCATGGTCATGCCGTGGTAGGTATTGTCGGTGCGGGTGTCATGCAGGAGACCGATTTGATTGCAAAGAGTACAACAGCCTTGGCTGAAGCAAAAATCAAGCTGAACTTCTATAATTACGGCTCGTCCGATACATCCATTTTACTGGGAGTACATGCTTCGCAGGCTCAGGATGCTGTGAAGTGTCTCTATCACGCCTTATTCGAATAA
- a CDS encoding ECF transporter S component gives MQQNRNALKVAVVAVLTAVVVVFTMVVRIPTAKGYLNLCDVAICFIAFTFGPWSAFIAAGLGTALADLISGYAQWAPISFVVHGVEGLLIALIVRRQGDKEASLIRKLFAGLVCIATVSLGYFALSSLFISTVSVAAAEIPGNIAQSGVGFVLGLGVASAVKRAYPPVRSLAW, from the coding sequence ATGCAACAGAACAGGAATGCCTTGAAGGTAGCCGTCGTCGCTGTGCTTACTGCAGTGGTCGTCGTGTTTACCATGGTTGTCCGTATCCCGACTGCGAAGGGATATCTCAATCTTTGTGATGTGGCTATTTGCTTTATAGCCTTCACATTCGGCCCTTGGTCGGCTTTCATTGCAGCCGGCTTGGGAACCGCCCTCGCCGATCTAATCAGCGGCTACGCCCAGTGGGCACCCATTTCGTTTGTGGTACATGGCGTGGAGGGTCTTTTGATTGCTCTCATCGTCCGCCGGCAGGGTGATAAGGAAGCCTCCCTGATTCGCAAGCTTTTTGCCGGACTTGTCTGTATTGCAACCGTATCCCTTGGGTATTTTGCCCTCTCTTCACTGTTTATCAGCACAGTCAGTGTTGCGGCTGCGGAGATTCCCGGCAACATTGCACAGAGCGGTGTGGGCTTTGTGCTCGGTTTAGGCGTAGCAAGCGCAGTAAAACGCGCATACCCGCCGGTACGTTCACTGGCTTGGTAG